Proteins from a genomic interval of Hoplias malabaricus isolate fHopMal1 chromosome 13, fHopMal1.hap1, whole genome shotgun sequence:
- the LOC136665168 gene encoding ZW10 interactor-like isoform X1: MATERVVEMLERSDPANLRQCDSTEVQEAGDGEIMAPYLMDCRRKQKLMCQQLCVLDDILKLVASIKSAEQFLNEPSPANPGTEARAAWKALKAEYLQQVEEVECLIVTLENRMNELHSKRQMLEALLITLEKKKEEYKEKERTAAKQKQRANNQLSLHLEESLQKAQNAMQICDRRLSELKCEIQEQLSRVADSTSFRDRLRDILAATQANMQYRLLSVGPSELCLELLPRSTQQSLQPLRLSITMTTDETFHLQVFQGTAGLLEESVEGPVRQLSAALLEVMERYISQGEMLAEIQALHSRFAIDWCPAKRLLIFLKSATTVCHLEVSEGYPSSGRANLLCVRKDGALLDLTTLQPPVVNPILTDWLEFLSSNPDL, translated from the exons atggcGACAGAGCGAGTGGTTGA GATGCTGGAACGTAGTGACCCCGCCAATTTGAGACAATGCGATTCCACAGAGGTCCAGGAGGCTGGGGATGGAGAGATCATGGCACCATATTTAATG gacTGCAGGCGGAAACAGAAGCTCATGTGCCAACAGCTTTGTGTGCTGGATGATATTTTGAAGCTTGTTGCAAGTATCAAATCAGCTGAGCAGTTTCTGAATGAGCCAAGTCCAGCTAATCCAG GGACTGAGGCTCGTGCTGCCTGGAAGGCATTGAAAGCAGAGTATCTCCAGCAAGTTGAGGAAGTGGAGTGCTTAATAGTCACTTTGGAAAATCGCATGAATGAGCTGCACAGTAAACGACAGATGCTGGAAGCTCTGCTGATCACCTTGGAGAAAAAA AAGGAGGAGTacaaggagaaggagagaactgcagcaaaacaaaaacaaagagctAAT AACCAGCTCAGTTTGCATTTGGAGGAGTCTCTGCAAAAGGCCCAGAATGCAATGCAAATTTGTGACAGACGACTATCTGAACTCAAATGTGAAATACAAGAGCAACTATCACGTGTTGCTGATTCAACATCTTTTAGAGACAG GCTGCGAGACATACTGGCAGCCACTCAAGCCAATATGCAGTACAGGCTGTTGTCAGTCGGCCCCTCTGAGCTGTGTCTAGAGCTTCTACCCCGCTCTACCCAGCAGTCATTGCAGCCTCTTCGACTCTCAATCACTATGACAACAGATGAAACTTTCCATCTTCAG GTATTTCAGGGCACTGCAGGTTTGTTAGAAGAGTCAGTAGAAGGCCCTGTGAGACAGCTAAGTGCTGCCCTGCTGGAGGTGATGGAGCGCTACATCAGTCAGGGAGAAATGCTCGCTGAAATACAGGCCCTGCATTCCAG ATTTGCCATTGACTGGTGTCCAGCTAAACGGCTACTGATCTTCCTGAAGTCTGCCACCACAGTGTGTCACCTGGAGGTCAGTGAGGGCTATCCCTCATCAGGCAGAGCAAATCTGCTTTGTGTCCGCAAAGATGGCGCTCTCCTGGATCTCACCACCTTGCAG CCTCCTGTGGTGAATCCCATTCTGACAGACTGGCTTGAATTCCTTTCTTCTAATCCAGATCTCTGA
- the LOC136665168 gene encoding ZW10 interactor-like isoform X2 has product MLERSDPANLRQCDSTEVQEAGDGEIMAPYLMDCRRKQKLMCQQLCVLDDILKLVASIKSAEQFLNEPSPANPGTEARAAWKALKAEYLQQVEEVECLIVTLENRMNELHSKRQMLEALLITLEKKKEEYKEKERTAAKQKQRANNQLSLHLEESLQKAQNAMQICDRRLSELKCEIQEQLSRVADSTSFRDRLRDILAATQANMQYRLLSVGPSELCLELLPRSTQQSLQPLRLSITMTTDETFHLQVFQGTAGLLEESVEGPVRQLSAALLEVMERYISQGEMLAEIQALHSRFAIDWCPAKRLLIFLKSATTVCHLEVSEGYPSSGRANLLCVRKDGALLDLTTLQPPVVNPILTDWLEFLSSNPDL; this is encoded by the exons ATGCTGGAACGTAGTGACCCCGCCAATTTGAGACAATGCGATTCCACAGAGGTCCAGGAGGCTGGGGATGGAGAGATCATGGCACCATATTTAATG gacTGCAGGCGGAAACAGAAGCTCATGTGCCAACAGCTTTGTGTGCTGGATGATATTTTGAAGCTTGTTGCAAGTATCAAATCAGCTGAGCAGTTTCTGAATGAGCCAAGTCCAGCTAATCCAG GGACTGAGGCTCGTGCTGCCTGGAAGGCATTGAAAGCAGAGTATCTCCAGCAAGTTGAGGAAGTGGAGTGCTTAATAGTCACTTTGGAAAATCGCATGAATGAGCTGCACAGTAAACGACAGATGCTGGAAGCTCTGCTGATCACCTTGGAGAAAAAA AAGGAGGAGTacaaggagaaggagagaactgcagcaaaacaaaaacaaagagctAAT AACCAGCTCAGTTTGCATTTGGAGGAGTCTCTGCAAAAGGCCCAGAATGCAATGCAAATTTGTGACAGACGACTATCTGAACTCAAATGTGAAATACAAGAGCAACTATCACGTGTTGCTGATTCAACATCTTTTAGAGACAG GCTGCGAGACATACTGGCAGCCACTCAAGCCAATATGCAGTACAGGCTGTTGTCAGTCGGCCCCTCTGAGCTGTGTCTAGAGCTTCTACCCCGCTCTACCCAGCAGTCATTGCAGCCTCTTCGACTCTCAATCACTATGACAACAGATGAAACTTTCCATCTTCAG GTATTTCAGGGCACTGCAGGTTTGTTAGAAGAGTCAGTAGAAGGCCCTGTGAGACAGCTAAGTGCTGCCCTGCTGGAGGTGATGGAGCGCTACATCAGTCAGGGAGAAATGCTCGCTGAAATACAGGCCCTGCATTCCAG ATTTGCCATTGACTGGTGTCCAGCTAAACGGCTACTGATCTTCCTGAAGTCTGCCACCACAGTGTGTCACCTGGAGGTCAGTGAGGGCTATCCCTCATCAGGCAGAGCAAATCTGCTTTGTGTCCGCAAAGATGGCGCTCTCCTGGATCTCACCACCTTGCAG CCTCCTGTGGTGAATCCCATTCTGACAGACTGGCTTGAATTCCTTTCTTCTAATCCAGATCTCTGA
- the LOC136664748 gene encoding nuclear receptor subfamily 1 group D member 1-like, producing MTIQEDKMTTAMDTNNNTGGVISYIGSCGGSPNRTSPVSMYSENSNSSSQSMQPCFGSSFPPSPNGSHDSSRMYTSSSSSSGSGEDGNSSCSGGSPRGRDEGSNARNSPNKSVAALTKLNGMVLLCKVCGDVASGFHYGVHACEGCKGFFRRSIQQNIQYKKCLKNETCTIMRINRNRCQQCRFKKCLSVGMSRDAVRFGRIPKREKQRMLAEMQSAMNNMVNNQLQSEFQMASLQSTTPTSSSSSPCPGLTAAPQPQPPTVPIAPSPSPPAPASPPAQPAQSPLLIATSPPLCHSPGVDTTITAITQAHRETFVYAHDKLGSALRPNNNVDLDDQIGNRCSAGYHVNGHNTVCHNNNIALQRNGYEMVPDNGHNLQSSPGSIQLHQGLAHHNNGRRLHNNNLYGVHQGQETSNNSQSQNCPWKNRKEILLACPMNMHPQADPNKTPQEIWEDFSLSFTPAVREVVEFAKHIPGFSSLSQNDQVTLLKAGTFEVLMVRFASLFNVKEKTVTFISGTTYSLDALKHMGMGDLLGTMFDFSEKLSALELCPEELGLFTAVVLVSADRSGIENINSVEMLQENLIRALRSLVSKSAPSDSSRFTKLLLKLPDLRTLNNMHSEKLLSFRIDV from the exons ATGACGATACAGGAGGACAAGATGACCACCGCAATGGACACGAACAACAACACAG GGGGAGTCATTTCGTATATCGGCTCATGTGGAGGCTCTCCGAACCGCACCAGCCCAGTATCCATGTACAGTGAGAATTCCAACAGTAGTTCACAGTCAATGCAGCCGTGCTTCGGCTCATCTTTCCCACCTTCCCCGAATGGCTCCCACGACTCTTCACGTATGtacaccagcagcagcagcagctctggGTCTGGAGAAGATGGGAACTCCTCATGCTCTGGAGGATCCCCGAGGGGTCGGGATGAAGGGTCCAATGCACGCAATTCGCCAAACAAATCAGTTGCTGCGCTTACAA AGCTGAACGGGATGGTGTTGCTCTGTAAAGTGTGTGGAGACGTGGCTTCAGGTTTTCATTACGGCGTCCATGCTTGTGAAGGCTGCAAG GGATTCTTCCGTCGGAGCATCCAGCAAAACATTCAGTACAAAAAGTGCCTGAAGAACGAGACCTGTACTATTATGCGGATCAATCGCAACCGCTGTCAACAGTGCCGCTTCAAGAAGTGTTTGTCTGTGGGCATGTCTCGGGACG CTGTCCGCTTTGGACGCATCCCAAAACGTGAAAAGCAGCGCATGCTGGCCGAAATGCAGAGTGCCATGAATAACATGGTGAACAACCAGTTACAGAGTGAATTCCAAATGGCTAGTCTCCAATCCACCACTCCGACCTCTTCATCCTCTTCCCCTTGCCCGGGTCTGACAGCGGCCCCTCAGCCACAGCCTCCTACTGTGCCCATTGCTCCCTCCCCGTCCCCACCTGCCCCTGCCTCTCCTCCAGCTCAGCCAGCTCAGAGCCCTCTTCTGATTGCCACATCCCCACCACTGTGCCACAGCCCTGGTGTGGACACCACCATCACAGCTATTACCCAAGCTCACCGTGAGACTTTTGTCTATGCTCATGATAAATTAGGCTCAGCACTAAGGCCCAACAACAATGTTGATCTGGATGACCAAATTGGTAATCGGTGTTCAGCTGGCTACCATGTAAATGGGCACAATACGGTCTGTCACAATAATAACATAGCCCTACAACGCAACGGTTATGAAATGGTTCCAGATAATGGACATAATCTCCAGTCCTCGCCAGGCTCCATTCAGCTGCATCAGGGTTTGGCACACCACAACAATGGGCGACGCCTCCACAACAACAACCTGTATGGGGTTCACCAAGGTCAAGAGACCAGCAACAATAGCCAGTCACAAAACTGCCCATGGAAGAACCGCAAGGAAATCCTTCTG GCTTGTCCAATGAACATGCATCCTCAGGCAGATCCCAACAAGACACCACAGGAGATTTGGGAAGACTTCTCACTTAGTTTCACACCAGCCGTGCGGGAGGTGGTAGAGTTTGCCAAACATATCCCGGGCTTCAGCTCTCTATCCCAGAACGATCAGGTCACCTTGTTGAAGGCTGGAACCTTTGAG GTACTGATGGTGAGGTTTGCATCCCTCTTTAATGTCAAGGAAAAGACTGTAACGTTTATCTCTGGCACCACCTACAGCTTAGATGCTCTGAAGCATATGGGAATGGGAGATCTGTTGGGAACCATGTTTGACTTCAGCGAGAAGCTCAGTGCATTAGAGCTTTGTCCAGAGGAGCTGGGACTCTTTACTGCCGTGGTGCTGGTTTCTGCAG ATCGCTCTGGCATTGAGAACATAAACTCGGTGGAGATGCTCCAGGAGAACCTGATCCGAGCCCTGCGTTCTCTTGTCAGCAAGAGCGCTCCAAGTGATTCTTCGCGTTTCACCAAGCTACTGCTCAAACTGCCAGACCTCCGCACACTGAACAACATGCACTCTGAGAAGCTTCTCTCCTTCCGTATCGATGTCTGA